A window from Hypomesus transpacificus isolate Combined female chromosome 26, fHypTra1, whole genome shotgun sequence encodes these proteins:
- the b3galt2 gene encoding beta-1,3-galactosyltransferase 2: protein MQWRRRHCCPIKMTWTVKRSLFRTHVAGLLSLALLFTLFLFFSHQDWLPGRAGPRDNPLAYTVRGLRSPRAEANQSASLRSLWRDPGYAVPKPLLNLSSQQAEAAGGGEMGLENSMSANNSLQREMGVGGRLKARPYRYILNEPLKCRDGPPFLVLLIAAEPGQAGARNAIRQTWGNESVAPGLGFVRLFLLGLGRASDSYTQSTIEEESRLHHDIIQQDYQDTYYNLTIKTLMGMNWVASHCPRARYVMKTDSDMFVNTEYLVQKLLKPELPPRQLYFTGYLMRGYAPNRNKDSKWYMPLELYPSERYPIFCSGTGYVFSGDMAELIYQASLGIRRLHLEDVYVGICLAKLRVDPTPPPNEFLFNHWRVSYSSCKYSHLITSHQFQPNELVKYWNHLQSNKHNACINLAKERNGRYRHRRFHGERP, encoded by the coding sequence ATGCAGTGGAGACGGCGCCACTGCTGTCCCATCAAGATGACCTGGACGGTGAAGCGCTCGCTGTTCCGGACGCACGTGGCCGGGCTCCTGTCCCTGGCGCTCCTCTttaccctcttcctcttcttcagccACCAGGACTGGCTCCCGGGGCGGGCGGGCCCCAGGGACAACCCCCTCGCCTACACCGTCAGGGGTCTGCGCAGCCCCCGGGCCGAGGCCAACCAGAGCGCCTCCctccgcagcctgtggagggaTCCGGGCTACGCGGTGCCCAAGCCCTTGCTCAACCTCAGCTCCCAGCAGGCCGAGGCGGCGGGCGGGGGCGAGATGGGTCTGGAGAACTCCATGAGCGCCAACAACAGTTTGCAGCGAGAGATGGGCGTGGGAGGGCGGCTGAAGGCGCGGCCGTACCGCTACATCCTCAACGAGCCGCTGAAGTGCCGAGACGGCCCACCgttcctcgtcctcctcatcGCCGCCGAGCCGGGCCAGGCCGGCGCCCGCAACGCCATCCGGCAGACGTGGGGGAACGAGAGCGTGGCGCCGGGCCTGGGCTTCGTGCGCCTCTTCCTCCTGGGGCTGGGCCGGGCCTCAGACAGCTACACCCAGAGCACCATCGAAGAGGAGAGCCGCCTGCACCACGACATCATCCAGCAGGATTACCAGGACACCTACTACAACCTCACCATCAAAACCCTGATGGGCATGAACTGGGTGGCCAGCCACTGCCCGCGCGCCCGCTACGTCATGAAGACGGACAGCGACATGTTCGTCAACACCGAGTATCTCGTCCAGAAGCTCCTGAAACCGGAGTTGCCCCCCCGGCAGCTGTACTTCACGGGCTACCTGATGCGGGGCTACGCGCCCAACCGCAACAAGGACAGCAAGTGGTACATGCCCCTGGAGCTGTACCCCAGCGAGCGCTACCCCATCTTCTGCTCGGGGACGGGGTACGTGTTCTCCGGGGACATGGCGGAGCTCATCTACCAGGCGTCGCTGGGGATCCGCCGGCTTCACCTGGAGGACGTGTACGTGGGCATCTGCCTGGCCAAGCTGCGCGTGGACCCCACGCCGCCGCCCAACGAGTTCCTGTTCAACCACTGGCGGGTGTCGTACTCCAGCTGCAAGTACAGCCACCTGATCACGTCGCACCAGTTCCAGCCCAACGAGCTGGTGAAGTACTGGAACCACCTGCAGAGCAACAAACACAACGCCTGCATCAACCTGGCCAAGGAGAGGAACGGCCGGTACAGACACCGGCGTTTTCACGGAGAGAGACCGTGA